The sequence below is a genomic window from Massilia oculi.
TTCAGATCGTTTGAAGAAGCAAGAAAGAAATGACAGACAGACTGCACTACTACCTCGAACCCAACGATCCCGTATTATACCGAATAAAACCGACGCGCACCCTCTTCGTTAAATAAAAAAACCGCCTGGCCACAACGATTCTAAAATTCAATAAACAGGACAGCGCGCGTTTTTATCCCGTACGAGGGAAAATATAGGCGCAAGACCAGACCGAATGTTTGCGATGAATCAAATTCCGCTCTGCCGCGAGTTTGTGCATGCGGCTTGCGTAGCGCCACGCGCGAGTGGGCGCCCTGCGGAGGGCTCAAGCAAGAGACTTTGGATCGCGATGCGCGACGCGGATGTATTCGTCGAGTTCCGCGCGCCAGGCTTGCCACTCCGTGGCGGCGACCACGTCGAACGCGCGCAGCACCCGTAGCCGCTGCTCCAGCAGGCGCGCATGGTGGCCCAGGCCGCGAAAGCCGAAGGTGGCGGCCGAGCCGGCCAGCGTGTGCAGCATGGCCTGTACCTCGTTCACCGCCGGCGCGACGTCGAAGGCCGGCTCGCCGGCGCGCTCGAGTTGCTGCGACAGCGCCGCCAGGCGCTCCAGGGTCGCTGGCAGGCGCGCCGCGAACTTCTCGTTGAGTTCGGCCAGGCGCGCGAAGAACTGCTGGTCGGCCGGCTGCACGGGTGCCATCGGCGCCCCTTACTTGGTGCCGAAGATGCGGTCGCCCGCATCGCCCAGGCCCGGGATGATGTAGGCGTGATCGTCCAGGTGCGAGTCGAGCGAGGCCACGTACAGCTTGACGTTCGGATGCGCGTCCTGGAAAACCTGCACGCCTTCCGGCGCCGCTACCAGGGCCAGGAACAGGATCTGCTCGTCCTGCACGCCGCGCTTCTTGAGCACGTCGATCGCATGCACCGCCGAGTTACCGGTGGCAACCATCGGGTCGCACAGGATGAAGGTACGGTCGGCGGTATCCGGCAGGCGCACCATGTACTCGACCGGCTCATGGGTTTCCGGGTCGCGGAACACGCCGATGTGGCCGACGCGCGCCGACGGCACCAGTTCCAGCAGGCCGTCGCTCATCCCGATGCCGGCGCGCAGGATCGGCACCACGGCCAGCTTCTTGCCTGCGATTACCGGCGCATCGATGGTCACCAGCGGGGTCCTGATCGAGCGCGTCGTCAGCGGCAGGTCGCGCGTGATCTCGTATCCCATCAGCAGCGTGATCTCGCGCAGGAGTTCGCGGAAGGTGCGGGTCGACGTATCGTGCTCGCGCATATGCGACAGCTTGTGCTGGATTAGCGGGTGGTTCAGGATGTAAAGGTTCGGGAAGCGCGGGTCTTGTTTCATGGCGGGACTCAAAAGATTCTGTATGAAGCATGCAAGCGCGCATTATCCCAGCCACGCGGCCGTTTGTCCCGGTCCGCACGTGAAAAAAATGTACTTCATGACACGAGCGCGCGCGCCAGGATCGCTTCCGGGTCGACAGCGGCGGGCAGCCGCCCGTAGGCCCCGCCCACCGGCTGCACTATGCGCGTGAGCAAGAACGCCTCGCCAACATAAGGCGGCGCGTGGCGCAGCAGGAGCGCGGCCTGCACCGCCACCACGACCTGCTCGGCCAGCACCCGCGCGCCGGCTTCGTCGCGCAGGCGCGCCGCCAGCCCGTCCAGCAGCGCCGCCACGTAGTCCGCGAAGCGCGCGTCCAGCTCTGCCGCGGGCGCCAGCTCGGCCGCCAGCGCCGCGCGCGCGTCTTCCGGCGATTTGCCGAGCGCACGCAGCAGGTCCAGGCACATCACATTGCCCGATCCTTCCCAGATCGAATTGACCGGCAGCTCGCGGTACAGGCGCGCCAAGGGGCCGTCCTCGACATAGCCGTTGCCGCCCATGACTTCCATCGCCTCGGCCCCGAAGCCGGGGCCGCGCTTGCAGATCCAGTACTTGCCGGCCGCCGTCAGGATACGCCCCAGCAGCGCCTGGGCCGGGTCCTGCGCCTCGTCGAAGCAGCGCGCCAGGCGCAGGGCGAAGGCGGTGGCCGCCTCGGATTCCAGCGCCAGGTCGGCCAGCACGTTCCGCATCAGGGGCTGCTCCACCAGCGGGCGGCCGAAGGCCAGGCGTCCGCGCGCGTGGTGCAGTGCATGGCACAGCGCGGCGCGCATGATGCCGGCGCTGCCCAGCACGCAATCGAGACGGGTATGGCTGCCCATCTCGAGAATGGTCGGGATCCCGCGCCCCGGGGCGCCGATCAGCCAGCCGAGCGCGCCGCAGAATTCGACCTCGGACGAGGCGTTCGAGCGGTTGCCCAGCTTGTCCTTCAGGCGCTGGACCCGCACCGCGTTGCGCCGGCCGTCGGCCAGGAAACGCGGCACCAGGAAGCAGCCGAGGCCGCCCGCGCCTTCATCCGCGCCTTCATCCGCGCCTTCACCCGCTCCTTCACCCGCCCCATCGCAGCGTGCCAGGACCAGGTGGGCATCGGCCTGCGGCACCGAATAAAACCATTTGTGGCCGACGACGCGCCAGGCGCCCTCGCCCGCCTCACCCTCTTGCTGCAGTTCGTCCGGGCCCAGCGGCGTGGCGCGCGTGGTGTTGGCGCGCACGTCGGAACCGCCCTGCTTCTCGGTCATGCCCATGCCGACCAGGGCGCCGCGCTTGTGCGCCACCGGCAAGGGCCGGGGATCGTAGTCGCGCGACAGGATCCTGGGCAGCCACACCTGCGCCAGTCCAGGCGCGCGACGCAGCGCCGGAACCGCGGCATAGGTCATCGTCACCGGGCACTGGGCGCCGTTCTCGGCCTGGCCGAACAGCAGGTATTGCGCCGCCCGCGCCACCTGGGCGCCGGGGCGCGGATCGCTCCAGGGCGCGCTATGGGCGCCGGCGCCGATCATGATAGTCATCAGGGCATGCCAGGCGGGATGGAATTCGGGCTCGTCGATGCGGCGGCCGGCGCGGTCGAAGCTCGCCAGCAGCGGGCCATGGACATTGGCCAGGCGCGCCAGCTCCTGCACCTCGGCGCTGCCGAGCCGCGCACCCAGCGTCTCGAGCTGCGCCGCCGCCCAGCCGCCGCCCTCGCGCGCCAACGCTTCCTGCAGCGCCGGATCGCAGGCGTACAGGTTGATGCCGGTGAAAGCCGGCGCCTGGTTCTCGACCTGGTGGGTGGCGAATCTGTCCATCATGCCTCCTCGAATGCCCCTCCGCCATGATAGAATGTTGCATTGCGGCATCATAATTGCAGTTAATTATGTCGTTACAATCAAGAATAAGCGACAATATAGCGTGACAATCTTGACCGTCCGACAAGAAGGGTAGCGCCAACATGCTTGCCGGGCAAGCAGGCTCCTCAGCTTCAACAAAGGATGAAATCACGGATGGCTTGTGCTTTCTAATGCTTTGCGGAATTTTTCAGTGCTAGAGTCATCCCTGGTTTGGTAGACTTGCACGGATTCACACGTGACATTGGCATGACGTGGCCGTGCCGCAACAATAAAGCAAGAAAGCTCCTGGACAACATGCTCACCAGTTCCTCCGCCGTGCCCCCGCCCCAGCCGGCCGCCGCTCCCGTGCAGGCGGCGGTGCTGCCCGCGGCGCTGCTCGACGGCTTGCTGGAGACGGCCGGCGACGCCGTGTTCCGCGTCGCGCCGGATGGCGCGATCCATGCGGCCGGCACGCGTGCAGGACGTCTGTCGGGCTTCGAGGCCGGCTGCTCGCTGGTGTCGCTGGTGCACGAGATCGACCAGCCGGCGCTGCGCAACGCGCTGGCCGGCGCCGCCGCCGGCAACGAGGCGGTGCTGGTGGAGACCCGGTTCCGCTCCGGCGAGCGCGACATCTGGTTCGAGTTACGCATTGCGCGCCTGGCCACCGGCGACGAGGCGCCGCTGCTGGTGATCGGCCGCGACATGTCGGTCCAGCATGCAACCGAAGAACGCCTGCGCCACATGGCGACCCACGACGCCCTGACCGAACTGCCCAACCGGGTGCTTCTGTCGGACCGGATCCGGGTGGTGATCGCCAACGCACGCCGCTCGGGCCACGGCTTCTCGGTCGCCGCCATCGGCCTGGACGGCTTTAAAAAGGTCAACGACGGCCTGGGCCACCCGCTGGGCGACACCGTGCTGCAGATGGCCGCCGTGCGCCTGCGCCGCACCCTGCGCGACAGCGACACCCTGGCCCGGGTCGGCGGCGACGAATTCGTCGCGGTGCTGCCGGGGACCTTCACCGAGCCGCAGATCAAGCTCGTCACGGGCCGCCTGATGGCCACCCTGCAGTCGCCATTCGAGGCCGGCGGCCACACGATCTACCTGGGCGCCTCGATCGGCGTGGCGGTCTATCCGGACCATGCCGAAGACGAGGTGCGCCTGGTGACGCTGGCCGACGCCGCCCTGTCGCGCGCCAAGGAAACCGGCAAGGGCCGCGCCGTGGTCTACAGCCCCGGCGACCAGGGCCCGCCGCAACACGACATCTCGCTCGAGGCGGCCATGTTCAATGCGGTGCGCGAGGGCGAATTCCTGCTCTACTACCAGCCGATCATGAACGCCCGCAGCCGCGTCATCGAGGGCTTCGAGACGCTGATGCGCTGGAAGCATCCGACCCTGGGCATGGTGCCGCCGGCGCGCTTCATCCCGATCGCCGAGAACAACGGCCTGATCAACCTGCTCGGGGCCTGGGCCCTGAAGGCGGCCTGCATGCAGGTCCGCCAGTTCCAGGAAGTGGCAGGGCGCGAGCTCTACATCTCGGTGAACATCAGCCCGCGCCAGTTCCGCAGCGACCGTTTCCTGACCGTGCTGGACGACGCGCTGGCGCTGTCGGGCCTCGACGGCCGCCAGCTGGTGCTCGAGATCACCGAGGGCACCCTGATGATCGATCCGGCGCATGCCGAAGACATCCTGGCGCGCATGGTGGAGCGCCATGCGCGCATCGCGATCGACGATTTCGGCACCGGCTACTCGTCGCTGGCCTACCTCAAGCGCTTCCCGATCTCGGTGCTCAAGATCGACCGCGCCTTCGTGAAGGACTTGCCGGCGTCGACCAAGGACGCGGCCATCTGCAACGCGATACTCGACCTGGCCGGCCACCTCTCCCTGTCGGTAGTGGCCGAAGGCGTCGAGACCGAGGAGCAGCTGGCCTGGCTGGACGACCAGGGCTGCCATTACGTCCAGGGCTACCTGACGGGCAAACCGATGCCGGCCAACGTGGCCGTCACGGCGCTCAAGGAAAATCTCTATACCGCGCTTCTGCCGGTCGACCACCGGACAGGAAAATCATGATCACACAAGCCAGCACCACAGCCACTGCGCCGGCCGCCAGCCCGCACTCGGCGAAGTCGCAAGCCACCCTCGCCCTGCTGTGGGAGCGCATCCGGCGCCAGGGCGACATGCCGGGCTTCACCAAGGCCATCAGCGCCATCCTGGCGTCGATGCGGGGCGAGGACGAGCGCGACTTCTCGATGACGCAGACGGTGCTGTCCGATCCGGTGCTGACCCAGAAGGTGCTGCGCCTGGCCAACAGCAGCATGTATGCGGCCTTCGGCCAGCACGTCAACACCATCTCCAAGGCCGTCCTCGTGCTGGGCACCGAGTCGATCGGCCACCTGGCGCTGGGCCTCAAGCTGATCGAGGAACTGAGCCGCAGCAGCCCGGACACCGAGGCCGCCCACGTCGAGATGGAAAAGGCGGTACTGGCCGGGATGGTGGCGCAGCAGCTGGCGGCCGACGCCCGCTCGCGCGACCCGGAAGAAGCCGTGGTGTGCTCGATCCTGCACTCGCTGGGCCGCATGATGCTGACCTTCTACATGCCGGAGCGCTGGGCCAGGATGCGCGAGGCCGCCGGCGAAGGCCGCGAAGAGAGCGCGGCCCACGAGGTGCTCGGCCTGTCGCTGGAAGAAGTCGGCCGCGCCACCGCCTCCCACTGGGGCCTGCCGCGCAACCTGGTGGCCGGCATGCGCCGGGTCGAGCCGGGCGAGCGCTTCGAGGGCTTCGCCCACGAGGACTGGCTGGCGGCGCTCGGCAGCATGTCGACCCAGGCCGCCGCCGCCCTGTGGGCCGACGACGCGGCAAGCGCCGGGAAGGTCGCGCAACTGGCCGAAAGCTTCGCGCCGATGCTGGGCCTGCCGGCGAGCGGCATCCTGGCCTCGATCGACAAGGCCAAGGTGGAAGCGGCGTCCGACCTGTCGATCGCGCCGCTGGCCAAGCCGGCCGAAAAACGCGCGCAACAGGCCGCCGCCACCACGAAGCGCATTGCGGGCAACAAGATCCTGATGAGCGGCGTGGCCGACATGCGCGACGCCGGCGCCAACGCCACCGCCGGCCAGATGATCTCGATGGCCCTCGAGACGATGCACAAGGGCCTGTCGTTCACCCGCTCGTTCGCTTTTCTCCGGAATCGGCGCGAAGGCCGCTATGCGGCGCGCCTGGGACTGGGCGAGGACGTCAAGGCGATGCTGCCGAACCTGGCGTTCGACGACGCCTACGAGCCGGACGTGTTCCATGCGGCGCTGGGCAGCGACCGCGTGATCTTCATCGAGAACGCGCACGACGCCAAGTTCGCGACCAAGCTGCCTGGCTGGTGGAAAGGCACGCTGGCCGAGGCGCACTGCTTCGTGATCATCCCCTTGACCGCCCACGGCCAGCCGGCGGGCTTCATCTATGGCGACTGGGACGGCACCTTCCCGCAGGTGGTCCTGAGCCAGACCGAGTTCTCGCTGCTGAACGACCTGCGCGCGCTGGTGGTGCGCACGGTGGAGCGGCGGCATCAGACGGAAGCGATCGCTACCCGCGTTTGAGCACAGTCGGGCCACGGTGGGGTGGACGGCCGTCCACCCCACGTCCATCCCGCCTTATTTCAACTTTGGCGTCGCAACCTGCACGTCACCGCACTGCGCCCGGTTCATCAGCGCGTGATCGATCAGCACCAGCGCCAGCATCGCTTCCGCGATCGGCGTCGCCCGGATGCCCACGCAGGGGTCGTGGCGGCCGAAGGTCTCGACCGTCGCCGGATTGCCGGCCTTGTCGATCGAGCGGCGCGGCACGCGGATCGAGGAGGTCGGCTTGATCGCCAGCGACACCGTGATGTCCTGGCCGGTCGAGATCCCGCCCAGCACACCGCCCGCATGGTTGCCGACGAAGCCCTCGAGGGTCAGCTCGTCGCCATGCTCCGAGCCGCGCTGCGCCACCGAGGCGAAGCCGGCGCCGATTTCCACGCCCTTGACCGCGTTAATCCCCATCATCGCGTAGGCGATGTCGGCGTCGAGCTTGTCGTAGATCGGCTGGCCCAGGCCGACCGGCACGCCGCGCGCCACCACGTCGATGCGCGCGCCGATCGAATCGCCGTCGCGGCGCAGCTGGTCCATCGTCTCCTCCATGCGCTGCAGCAGGGCCGCGTCGCCGGTGGCGGCGAAGAAGGGATTGGCGTGCACGTGTTCCCAGCCCTCGAAGGGCACGGCGATATCGCCCAGCGCGCTCATATAACCCATGAGCTCGGTGCCGTACTTCTCGCGCAGCCACTTCCTGGCGACGGCGCCGGCGCCGACCACCGGCGCGGTCAGGCGCGCCGACGAACGGCCGCCGCCGCGCGGGTCGCGTACGCCGTATTTATGCCAATAGGTATAGTCCGCATGGCCGGGGCGGAAGCTGTCGGCGATATTGCCGTAGTCCTTGCTGCGCTGGTCTTCGTTGCGGATCAGCAGCGCGATCGGGGAGCCGGTAGTGACGCCCTGGTAGACCCCGGACAGGATCTCGACCCGGTCCGCCTCCTGGCGCTGGGTGACGTGGCGCGAGGTGCCGGGCTTGCGGCGATCCAGCTCGGGCTGGATGTCGGCCTCGGAGAGGGTCATGCCGGGCGGGCAGCCGTCGATGACGCAGCCGATCGCGGGACCATGCGATTCGCCGAAGGTGGTGACGGAAAACAGCTTGCCAAATGTATTGCCGGACATGGGAGTGATGAGTTCGGATTGATCGAATTACCATTTTAACAGGCCGTCTGGCAAGCAGAAACGAACATCGCACGAGCGACTGTCGCAAATATGTTTCCATAAGGATATATTTTTCATTGACCAGCCAGTTCGTACCCTTGCCTTTTTACAATTGCATATATACTGAAGTTATCCATGCCGAGCCAACCTGGAGACGTAGCACATGCCAGCATCGATTACGCCCTCAGGACCACTGAAGGATGACAGCGTTATTGACGACCTCGTCTTTGCCGACGAAGCCGCCGCCGCCGCATCCCCGAGTCCCGCATGGCGGATCCTGGTGGTCGATGACGATGCCGACGTGCATTCGACCACTACCTTCGCCCTCGGCAACGTCGAGATGCAGGGCCGCCAGCTGGTCTTCCTGCACGCTTACTCCGCCAGCGAAGCCTTCGCGCTGCTGGCGCATCAACCGGATATCGCCGTCGTCCTGCTGGACGTGGTGATGGAACGCGCCGACGCCGGCCTGCTGCTGGTGCGCCGCATCCGCGACGAACTGGGCCTGCACGACGTGCGCATCATCCTGCGTACCGGCCAGCCCGGCTATGCGCCCGAGATGGAAGCCATCCGCGGCTACGACATCAACGATTACCGCACCAAGTCCGAGCTGACCCGCACCAAGCTGTATACGACGGTGGCGGCCGCGATCCGCTCCTACCAGCAGATCCGCGCGCTCGAGGCCAACCGCATCGGCATGGAGCGCATCGTCGCGGCCTGTGCCGAGCTGATGGCACTGCACGGCGTGCGCGACGTGGCGGCCGGCATCCTGGCCCAGGCCGGGCGCCTGGTTGGCCAGCCGCCCGAGGGCGTGCTGTGCACCCGCGACAGCGGCCATGGCCGCCCCGAGACCCTGCGCGCGGTGGCCGCCGCCGGCGCCTGCCGCAACCTCGACGGCCGTGAGTTGAGCGGCCATTTCGCGGTCGCCGCCGAGCGCACCCTGCTCCAGCGCCAGTGCGGCGCCGAGGACGGCCTGCTGAACATGTACTTCCCGGGGAAGGCAGGACGCGATTTCGTGGCCTGCATCCCGCTCGAGCGTCCGATCGACGAGGTGGAGCGGCGCCTGCTGAAGGTGTTCTGCGGCATGGTCGCGGTATGCCTCGACAACTGCGAGCTGGTCACCAGCCTGAACAAGTCGGCCTTCCACGATCCGCTCACCGGCCTGCCGAACCGCACCCGCATGATCGAGCTGCTCGACGCCACCCTGGCCAATCCGCGCCGCGCCGGATCGGTGCTGGCCCTGGTCGATCTCGACCACTTTTCGGAAACCAACGACGCCCTCGGCCACCATTTCGGCGACCTGCTGCTGGTCGCGGTCGGCCAGCGCCTGAAGTCGCGCCTGGCCCCTGGCCTGGAGATCGGGCGCATCGGCGGCGACATCTTCTGCCTGCTGGGCGAGACCGATGCGTTGCAGCCGGCCCAGATCCAGGCCCTGTTCCGCGAATCGTTCCGCATCGACGGCCAGGACGTGCTGGTGTCAAGCACGCTCGGCCTGGTGCGCCTGGTCGAGCACGACGGCAGCGGCGCCGACGCCCTGAAGGATGCCGACATCGCGCTCAAGCGCGCCAAGTCGCAGCAGCGCGCCGGCCACTTCTATTTTTCGCGCAGCATGGGCGTCGAGATCCGCGAGCGGGTGCGCATGATGCACGCGCTGCGCAGCGGCTTCCAGCGCGGCCAGCTGTTCCTGCACTATCAACCGCAGGTCGACCTGGCCACCAATCGCCCGTTCGGCGCCGAGGCGCTGCTGCGCTGGCGCCTGGACGACGGCCGGCTGGTGCCGCCCGACCGCTTCATCCCGATCGCCGAATACTCGGGCCTGATCGTCGAGATCGGCGAATGGGTGCTGCGCCAGGCCTGCGCCGAACTGATGCGCCTGCGCGCGGCGGACCACCGCGACTTCACGATGTCGGTGAACGTCTCGCAGGTGCAGTTCCGGCATCCGCACTTCGTCGACATGCTGCAACGCGCGCTGGCCGACACTGGCGCGCCGCCCGACTACATCGAGCTGGAAATCACGGAATCGATGGCGATGGAAGAACCGGCGCTGCTGGTCGAGAAGCTGGCCCAGGTCAAGCGCACCGGCGTGTCGATCGCGATCGACGATTTCGGCACCGGCTTCTCGTCGCTCTCGCATCTGCAGCGGCTGCAGGTGGACCGGCTCAAGATCGACCGCACCTTCGTCACCGAGATCACGGGATCGGCGCGCGGCAGCAGCATCGCGCAGATGGTGGTGCAGCTGGGCCGCAACCTGGGCTTGTCGGTGATCGCCGAAGGGGTCGAGGACGAACGGCAGGCGCAGATCCTGCGCCAGCTCGGCTGCCCGCTGGCGCAGGGCTTCCTGTATGCGCGGCCGCTGTCGCCGGAAGGTCTGCTGGAGTGGCTGGCGGGGAATCCGATGACGCGCGCGGCGTGACCCTGGCATGACCCCGTCGGGTTGGCGGCAAGGCCGTTAACCTTGCGGTACTTAGTCCGGCGCGTTCTGCTCGGCGGGCCAATCCCGGATATACGCCTTGAGCATGCGATTCTCGAAGCTTTGCGCTTCCAGCACGGCGCGCGCGACGTCGTAGAACGAGATCACGCCTAGCAGGGTGCGGGCATCCATCACCGGCAGGTAGCGCGCGTGCTTTTCGAGCATGATACGGCGCACCTCATTGACCTCGGTGTCCGGCGTCACGGTGATCGGGCTGTCGTTCATGTGGCGGCGCACGGTGCCGGAACCGACCGAGCCGCCGTTCGCGTGCAGCGCATTGAGCACTTCGCGGAAGGTCAGCATGCCGACCAGGTCGCCGTACTCCATCACCACCAGCGAACCGATATCGTTCTCGGACATCGTGGTCACCGCGTCGACCAGCGGCTGGTCGGGCGTCACGGTGTACAGGATATTGCCCTTCACTTGCAGGATTTCCGAAACTTTCATGTTCGCCACCCCCGCTTCGTCAATATTGCTGATACTGGATAGATTTGTATAAGGCATAACACCGACTGTAGCCTATGCCCGCCAAAAAATCCAGCGTTGCGCTGCATCATGGTGCGCGCGACGTTCATCGATGGTGCAGCGCAGATTGCGCAAAGACCCATAACTGCTAGGATGCGCCATCCTCACTCACAATCGGTCCAGCATGAGCGCTCCCCGACCTCCCGGTTTCGACACCCTGTCCCTGCACGCGGGCGGCGCCCCCGATCCCACCACCGGCGCGCGCGCCACGCCGATCCATTTCACGTCCTCGTTCGCTTTCCACGATGCCGGGCACGGCGCGGCGCTCTTCAATATGGAGCAGGCCGGCCATGTGTATTCGCGCATCTCGAATCCGACCAATGCGGTGCTGGAAGAACGCATCGCGGCGCTCGAAGGCGGCGTGGCCGGCATCGCCACCGCCAGCGGCCAGGCGGCGATGCACCTGGGGTTGAGCACGCTGGTGGGCGCCGGCGACCATATCGTGACCTCGCGCGCCCTGTACGGCGGCTCGCACAACCTGCTGGCCCATACCCTGCGCAGGTTCGGCGTCGAGACCACCTTCGTCGATCCGCGCGACCTCGATGCCTGGCGCGCCGCGATCCGGCCATCGACTAGGCTGCTGTTCGGCGAAACGCTGGGCAATCCGGGGCTCGACGTGCTCGACATCCCGGCCATCGCGGGACTCGCGCACGCGCACGACCTGCCGCTGATGGTCGACGCGACCTTCACCACACCGTACCTGCAACGTCCCTTCGACCTGGGCGCCGACCTGCTGTTCCACTCGGCCACCAAATTCCTGTGCGGCCATGGCACCGCCATCGGCGGCCTGCTGGTCGACGGCGGCACCTTCGACTGGCAGGCGGCGCACGAGCGCAGCGGGCGCTTCGCCACCCTGTGCGAGCCGTATGACGGCTTCCATGGCATGGTGTTCAGCGAGGAATCGACCGTCGGCGCCTTCGCCCTGCGCGCGCGGCGCGAAGGCTTGCGCGACTTCGGAGCAAGCATGAGCCCGCACAACGCCTTCGCCATCCTGCAGGGCATCGAGACGCTCGGCCTGCGCATGGAGCGCCACGTCGCCAACACCCGGCGCGTGGTCGAGTTCCTCGCCGCGCAGCCGATGGTGGCGTCGGTGTCCTATCCGGAGCTGGAATCGCACCCCGACCATGCGCTGGCGCAGCGCCTACTGCCGAAAGGCTGCGGCGCCGTCTTCAGCTTCGAGCTGAAAGGCGACCGCGCGGCCGGGCGCCGATTTGCCGACGGTTTGCAGGTGTTCTCGCATCTGGCGAACGTGGGCGACGCGAAGTCGCTCGTCATCCATCCCGCGTCGACCACCCATTTCAGGGTGCCGGCCCAGCACCTTGCGGCCAGCGGCGTCACCGAGGGCCTGCTCCGCCTGTCGGTCGGGCTGGAAGACCCGGACGACCTGATCGACGACCTCAAGCGAGGCCTGAAGCAGGCCGCCAAGGGAGCGTGACGATGCTGCTGACCGTTCATTCGCATCAGGCGTATTGCTACACCGGCGGCAAGGCCTTCGATCCCGCGCTGCCGGTCATCGTGCCGATCCACGGCGCGCAGAACGACCATTCCGTCTGGGCCCTGCAGAGCCGCGCCCTGGCCCATCGCGGCTACGCGGTGCTGGCGCCGGACCTGCCCGGCCATGGCAGGAGCGGCGGCGCGCCCCTGACCTCGGTCGAGGCCATGGCCGCCTGGCTGCTCGCCTTGCTCGATGCGGCCGGCGCCGGTCGCGCCCTGCTCGTCGGGCACAGCATGGGCTCGCTCATCGCCCTGGAGGCGGCCCACCTCGCGCCGCAGCGGGTGAGCGGACTGGCCCTGCTGGGCGCCACCTACCCGATGCGGGTGTCGGACACGCTGCTGGAAGCCGCGCGCAGCGAAGAGGACGCGGCCATCGAGATGGTTGCCGCCTGGTCGCATGCCTCGTGGCTGCCCGGCCCCTCGACCGCGGGCCCGGGGGCCTCGGTGATCAATACGGCGCGACGCCTGATGCAACGCATGTCGGCGCGCGGCGCCGATGGCCTGTTGCACACGGATTTCGCCGCCTGCAACGCCTATGCCAACGGCGAAGCCGCGGCCGCCTCGATTGCCTGCCCGACGCTGTTCGTGCAGGGCAAGAAGGACATGATGACGCCGCCGCGCTCGGCGCAGTTGCTGACCGGCGTGATCGCGCATGCCGGGGTCATCGGCGTGGACGCCGGCCACGCGATGATGAACGAAGCGCCGAACGCGGTGCTCGACGCCCTGCTTCGCTTCACCCGAGAAGCGCACGAGGCTCAGTCGAAAGGCTGAGGCCGCTTGGTCTGATCGCTCGACGGCGGGAAAAGACGGCTGGCCTGGTATGGACATTGCCTGGATGCCCCGTCCAGCGACGGCAGAGCGGGCTTCGGCCGGGTTGGTCGTGTTGCAGGCTCCGACCAAGCCCATCATCTGGAACGCGGGAGGCGGGTCGAACAACGGCTTCTCGCCC
It includes:
- a CDS encoding CBS domain-containing protein, whose product is MKVSEILQVKGNILYTVTPDQPLVDAVTTMSENDIGSLVVMEYGDLVGMLTFREVLNALHANGGSVGSGTVRRHMNDSPITVTPDTEVNEVRRIMLEKHARYLPVMDARTLLGVISFYDVARAVLEAQSFENRMLKAYIRDWPAEQNAPD
- a CDS encoding O-acetylhomoserine aminocarboxypropyltransferase produces the protein MSAPRPPGFDTLSLHAGGAPDPTTGARATPIHFTSSFAFHDAGHGAALFNMEQAGHVYSRISNPTNAVLEERIAALEGGVAGIATASGQAAMHLGLSTLVGAGDHIVTSRALYGGSHNLLAHTLRRFGVETTFVDPRDLDAWRAAIRPSTRLLFGETLGNPGLDVLDIPAIAGLAHAHDLPLMVDATFTTPYLQRPFDLGADLLFHSATKFLCGHGTAIGGLLVDGGTFDWQAAHERSGRFATLCEPYDGFHGMVFSEESTVGAFALRARREGLRDFGASMSPHNAFAILQGIETLGLRMERHVANTRRVVEFLAAQPMVASVSYPELESHPDHALAQRLLPKGCGAVFSFELKGDRAAGRRFADGLQVFSHLANVGDAKSLVIHPASTTHFRVPAQHLAASGVTEGLLRLSVGLEDPDDLIDDLKRGLKQAAKGA
- a CDS encoding alpha/beta fold hydrolase — protein: MLLTVHSHQAYCYTGGKAFDPALPVIVPIHGAQNDHSVWALQSRALAHRGYAVLAPDLPGHGRSGGAPLTSVEAMAAWLLALLDAAGAGRALLVGHSMGSLIALEAAHLAPQRVSGLALLGATYPMRVSDTLLEAARSEEDAAIEMVAAWSHASWLPGPSTAGPGASVINTARRLMQRMSARGADGLLHTDFAACNAYANGEAAAASIACPTLFVQGKKDMMTPPRSAQLLTGVIAHAGVIGVDAGHAMMNEAPNAVLDALLRFTREAHEAQSKG
- a CDS encoding GGDEF/EAL domain-containing response regulator, which encodes MPASITPSGPLKDDSVIDDLVFADEAAAAASPSPAWRILVVDDDADVHSTTTFALGNVEMQGRQLVFLHAYSASEAFALLAHQPDIAVVLLDVVMERADAGLLLVRRIRDELGLHDVRIILRTGQPGYAPEMEAIRGYDINDYRTKSELTRTKLYTTVAAAIRSYQQIRALEANRIGMERIVAACAELMALHGVRDVAAGILAQAGRLVGQPPEGVLCTRDSGHGRPETLRAVAAAGACRNLDGRELSGHFAVAAERTLLQRQCGAEDGLLNMYFPGKAGRDFVACIPLERPIDEVERRLLKVFCGMVAVCLDNCELVTSLNKSAFHDPLTGLPNRTRMIELLDATLANPRRAGSVLALVDLDHFSETNDALGHHFGDLLLVAVGQRLKSRLAPGLEIGRIGGDIFCLLGETDALQPAQIQALFRESFRIDGQDVLVSSTLGLVRLVEHDGSGADALKDADIALKRAKSQQRAGHFYFSRSMGVEIRERVRMMHALRSGFQRGQLFLHYQPQVDLATNRPFGAEALLRWRLDDGRLVPPDRFIPIAEYSGLIVEIGEWVLRQACAELMRLRAADHRDFTMSVNVSQVQFRHPHFVDMLQRALADTGAPPDYIELEITESMAMEEPALLVEKLAQVKRTGVSIAIDDFGTGFSSLSHLQRLQVDRLKIDRTFVTEITGSARGSSIAQMVVQLGRNLGLSVIAEGVEDERQAQILRQLGCPLAQGFLYARPLSPEGLLEWLAGNPMTRAA